CTTCGGCTCCATCCCGGAACCCGTCCGGAACCTCCTGAGGCTCGCGCATCTGCGCCAAGCGTGCCGGAACCTGGGGATCGCCCGCATCGATGCGGGGCCGCAGGCCATTGCCTTGACCTTCCGGCCCGGATCGGCCGAGAAGCCCTCCCTGAAGGCAAGGATCGCCGCTTCCCGGGGAGGGCTCCGTTGGAGCAAGGAGCGCCTCGTCTGCTCGATCTCAAGCGAGCAGGCCGAGGAGCGCCATGAGAGGATCATCGACCTGCTGGATACGCTGTCGCGATGAGGCGAACTTGGAACAGCCACCATCTCCGTCGCGCCGATGCGGCGTGAACGGATCCGGCCTAAAAAACTTGATACTGATGACAATGTTGATCGTGAGGAGCCTATGACGTCCGAGGAAATCCAGGAGCTGAATGCCGCGCGCGAGAGCCTCGTGAAACGGCGCAGGGAGATGACGCGGCAGATTTCCGAGGCACCACTTCCCTCCGTCGATCTGGCTGAAGAGCTTACGAAGATCCTCATCGCCATCGAGGCCCTCGACCGGGCACTCAACGAAGCGGGCCATCCCTATATGAGCCAGGGCGTGGTCGAACAGTTGAAGCGGGACAGCTGAGATTCAAGCGTCCGCCGACAGTTCCACGAACATGTCCACGAGCGGGTCGTTGGGATTCGCCAGACCGGCGATAACGTCGAAGTGATGCGCTCCCGGCACCTCATGGTAGCGCGTCGCCACGCCTGCCTGTCCCCACCGCTCTACGATGGCGCGGGACTGGCGCAGGAATTCGCTGCTTTCCGCACCGCCGACGACGGCGATGAGATGTCCGCTCGTGGGAGGGGCCCACTCCAACGGACTTAAAGAGCGCGCCTCCTCCAGGGAGAGGCCGAGAGCCTTGTTGATCGAGGTCGGCACCAGCGGCGGCAGGTCGAAAAGTCCGGAGATCGGCATGGCGGCACGGACGGGCCTCCGCAGCGCATCGGGCCGCGCCATGAGGCATGCGGCCAGGTGTCCGCCGGCCGAATGGCCGCTCAGGACGAGGGGGCGGCCCAGACGCTCGATGACGAAATCGGCCGCAGTCTCGATCTCGGCCACGATGGCGGCCAGCGTGGCGGCGGGCGCGAGGGTATAGCTCGGGATCGCGACCGTCAGCCCGCGCTCGTTGGCGCCGCGTGCCAGATGGCTCGACGTGGATTTGTCGAGCGCCTGCCAATAGCCGCCATGGATGAACAGCACCACCGGGCCGCCGGCATCGCCGCCCTGCGGATGGAAGAGGTCCAGCCGGTTCCGTTCGCCCGGCCCGTAGGAAAGATCCAGCTCGCAGCGGGCACTCTCCCGGTAGGCGGCGGAATCCCGCTGCCAGCCTGCGATGTGAACCGGATGTTCGGGCACGCGCGCCCGGTTGTTGTACTCGGCCTCCAGGTCGAGGTCTTCGGCGGCCATCGCGGTTGTCCTTACACGTGGAGGTAACGGTCCTTGAGGCTCGTATCGGTCATGAGCTCCTCGCTCGTTCCCGTCCAGACTGAGCGGCCCTTCTCGATGATCACGTGCCGGTCGGCGAAGCTGGCCAGCGCGCCGATGTTCTTGTCGATCACGAGAATCGACTGGCGCTCGCCCTTGAGGCGCTTGAGGCAGGTCCAGATCTCCGCGCGGATCAGCGGTGCCAGGCCTTCGGTGGCCTCGTCGAGGATCAGCAGCTTCGGGTTGGTCATGAGCGCGCGTCCGACGGCCAGCATCTGCTGCTCGCCGCCGGAGAGCTGCGTGCCCAGGTTGCTGCGGCGCTCCTTGAGACGCGGGAACAGGTCGTAGACCGCATCCAGCGTCCAGCGGCCGGAGCCGGTTCGGTTCGAAGCCGTCGCGACGAGGTTCTCTTCCACGGTCAGGGTCGGAAAGATCTGCCGGCCTTCGGGCACGAGGCCGATGCCCGTCTTCGCGATGCGATAGGGCGCGAGCCCCGTCACGGCCGCTCCGTCGAAGCGCACCTCGCCGCCGCGCGGACGCAGCAGGCCCATGATCGAGCGAATGGTGGTCGTCTTGCCCATCCCGTTGCGGCCGATGAGCGTCACCACCTCGCCTGCCTTGACCTCGAGCGAGACGTCGAAGAGCACCTGCGCAGCGCCGTAGGACGCCTGGAGCTGTCGGACGGAGAGCATCAGACCATCTCCTCTTCGCCGAGATAGGCGGCGCGGACCTCGGGATTCTCCCGGATCCGCTCGGGCGT
This region of Microvirga mediterraneensis genomic DNA includes:
- a CDS encoding ABC transporter ATP-binding protein, with product MLSVRQLQASYGAAQVLFDVSLEVKAGEVVTLIGRNGMGKTTTIRSIMGLLRPRGGEVRFDGAAVTGLAPYRIAKTGIGLVPEGRQIFPTLTVEENLVATASNRTGSGRWTLDAVYDLFPRLKERRSNLGTQLSGGEQQMLAVGRALMTNPKLLILDEATEGLAPLIRAEIWTCLKRLKGERQSILVIDKNIGALASFADRHVIIEKGRSVWTGTSEELMTDTSLKDRYLHV
- a CDS encoding alpha/beta hydrolase, with the translated sequence MAAEDLDLEAEYNNRARVPEHPVHIAGWQRDSAAYRESARCELDLSYGPGERNRLDLFHPQGGDAGGPVVLFIHGGYWQALDKSTSSHLARGANERGLTVAIPSYTLAPAATLAAIVAEIETAADFVIERLGRPLVLSGHSAGGHLAACLMARPDALRRPVRAAMPISGLFDLPPLVPTSINKALGLSLEEARSLSPLEWAPPTSGHLIAVVGGAESSEFLRQSRAIVERWGQAGVATRYHEVPGAHHFDVIAGLANPNDPLVDMFVELSADA